Genomic DNA from Paenibacillus sp. KS-LC4:
ACCGTGAAGGTTCTCCTCAATGGCAGCGAGCTTGAAGAAGGCGGCATTATGGTGGATGGCAAAACTTACCTGCCGATTCGGGAAATAGCCAATAGCCTGCAAACCATCGTCACTTGGGATGGGCAGAACAAGAAGGCAACCTTAACGAGACCGAATGTACATATTGTACTCATGCAGGATAGCAAGCTGTTTGGCAATGTGACGAAGGGCAACTCGTATACGTTCAGCGTATTGTCGCAGGTGGACAATTTGAAGACGGATATTGCCGCGGTTAAAGTATCCATATTTGATCCGTATGGCAGCGAGAAGGTCATTCAGACGCAGACCGATACGATAACGAAGGACAACTTTTGGTATCGGACAGAAGACTTGAAGTACAATTTCGAATATTCAGGGAAATATGCGGTGAGATTTTTCCTGAAAACGAGCGCATCCGATGATTGGACGCTCGTCTCGGAGAAGCTGATTTCTTCGCAATAACGGCGATTGCCTGTGCTTCTTCCAAGTGGAGCAAACGCGGGCTTTTTCGAAATATAAGAAATTATTAGTTTCAAGCTTATAATTTCTTATATTTCACCCTCGAAACGGTAGCTTTACCTCCGGATGACGGCGACAGCCGTTTACGCTTGTTTGACCGCTGCTAGGTCTCATGGTACGATACTCAGGTATGGATAATTGACTGAAATGGGGTAAAACAATGACTGAGCATAATCATGGCGCAGATTGCGGTTGCGGAGAAGACCATGAACATGAAGAAAGTGTATTTATTGTAACGGACGATGAGGGCCAGGAACGTGAAATGGTCATGGTTTATACGTTTGAATCCGAGAACAACGCTTATGCGGTATTGCTGGATCGCAATGATCCTGAAGCAGACGGCGTTATTTTCCGCATCGAGGAAGAGAACGACGAGGCATACCTCGTTGGGATCGAAGACGATGAAGAATGGGATCGCGTAACGAAGATTTACGAAGAAATTGCGATTACTGAAAACGCAGCAAAAGAAGAGTAGGCTTTCCTCTCTTTTCACTGACCTTGCAAGTCATCATGCACATTAGCTGTTTATACACAAGACACCTGCGTCACCAAGAGCGAATGCTTCTGGGACAGCAGGTGTCTTTTGTTCAAATATAACAATTTATAAGGATCACACATATAAATGGACTTATATTTCTAAGGCAAAGCTCTTCATCGCCATGGAAGGACGACGAGGCCGTTTTTGCTTGAACGATTAGGAAATGGCCGTTTCCTCGAAAATAACTTTAACGAATTCAACGTTGCGATCCTCTGGACCTTTAACAGGGAGGCCTACCTCCACATGCTCTACAATATAGTCAATATTTTTCTGGGAAATAACCTCGCCCGGGAGTAGAATCGGGATGCCTGGCGGGTAAACATAAATAAATTCGGCAATAATTCGGCCAGCCGACTCTTTAAACGGAACGACCTCGGTATGCCCGTAGAAAGCATCGCGCGGCGAGAGCGACAGCTGGGGAATATCTGGAATTTTGACAACGAGCTCGCGAGCCTCTGCGCCTTCGTGGAAGCTGTCTGACAGCGCACGCAGCGCGACCAGCAATTTTTCTACTGAATCGGATGTATCACCCGGCGTAACAAGGCAAAGAATGTTATACATATCGCTCATTTCAATTTCGAGGTTGAAATGGTCACGGAGCCAGTTTTCCGTCTCATAGCCGGTAATGCCGAGATGGCGGACATGAATCGCGACCTTGGTTGGATCGAGATCAAAGGTAGCCTCTCCACCTAATATTTCCCGTCCAAAGCAGTACAAGCCGGGAATTTCATTGATGCTCTTACGAGCATACTCGGCAAGCTCAATTGCTTGCTCGGCCAGCTTGTGGCCGTTGAGAGCCAAATTGCGGCGCGACGTATCGAGCGACGACAGCAAAATATAAGAGGTCGACGTTGTCGTCAGCATGCTTATAATCGTTTGTATACGGTGGGGATTAACTCGGCCTCCGCGCACGTTCAGCACGGAGCTTTGCGTCATGGAGCCGCCTAGCTTATGAACGCTCGTCGCTGCCATATCTGCGCCAGCCTGCATGGCGGACATTGGAAGCTTTTCATTGAAATGAATGAGCACCCCATGCGCTTCATCTACCAGCACAGGAATATCGAAGGTATGCACTAAATCGACGATTTCCTTTAGGTCAGCGCATACGCCATAATACGTCGGGTTGATAACAAGCACAGCTTTAGAATCGGGATGCTTGTCCAGTGCGCGCTTGACAGCACGTGTCGTAATGCCGTGATCAATGCCGAGATTTTCGTCACGCACGGGTGAAATAAAGATTGGACGGGCACCTGCAAAAATAATGGCCGCCATAATCGACTTATGCACATTGCGCGGGACGATAATTTTATCGCCGGGAAGGCAGACGCTCATGATCATTGTAATAATGGCACCGCTCGTACCTTGTACGGAAAAATAAGTATAATCTGCGCCGAAAGCATCGGCTGCAAGCTTCTGGGCTTCCTCAATAACACCGGTAGGCTGATGCAGGTCATCCAGCGGAGCTATATTTATTAAATCGATCGATAACGCGTTATCGCCGATAAAGGCACGAAATTCGGCATCGCTGCCTAACCCTTTCTTATGTCCTGGAATATGAAATTGGGTAGGATTCTGTTCCGCATGGCGGCGTAATGCGCTGAAGAGCGGGGTTTTGTTATGATCCATCGCTTTCATCCCTGCCTCTCTAGTTAAAATACAAACAAGGTTGAGTATAGCAAAAACAAGTCGGAATGCAAGCAGCTTTTTTCAAAACGCTTGCTTGCGGCAGAAACGGAGGCTCGATATTAAATGAAAGAACGTTCAGGCAAAAAGCCATCAGGCGTCGTTATTTGGCGCTCTCCTTTTATTATTCAACTTCTGATCATTATGTTTATTATTGAATTTGTAAAGGGAGCGCTGCTCATTTCCATTCTGCCTGTGTACATGGGAACGGTGCTTGGCTTATCAGCTTACGCAATTGGCTGGGCACTGGCGCTGCAATATATTGGTGACAATTTGTTTCGCAGCCCGATTGGCTGGCTCATTGACCGTTTAGGCTACCGCTCCGTCATGCTTGCGGGTATTATACTGACCTTTACGGCCGTATTACTGGTCGCTTTTGCCCAGCATACGAGCTGGATAGTTGTCGCTTGTCTGCTGCTAGGCATTGGGACGTCCCCACTATGGCCGTGCGTCATTACAGGAGCGACAGAGGAGGCTGGAGAGGAAGCGAATGGGCGGGCGATGAGTGTTGTCTATGTCTCCTGGCTGGTCGGTGTGGGCGCAGGACCAATTGTAATTAATTTCCTGCTATCCAGCTCGTATACGGCAGCTTTCCGCCTCATCATTGGCGGTATGATCGTCGTTGTGCTCACGACGATGTTTCTGCCCGGACGCGGTCGCATGAAGCAGCGTTCAGGTGCAGCGGAGGACTCAGCGTCACAGACGGCTCGGCATACAGCAGGGAAAGGTGATGCTGCCAAGGAGCCGTTCAAAGCTCGCGCCAGCCGTTATTTTGCCAAAGTAGGCAAGTCGCTGCATGCCAGCAAGCTGCTTTATCCGGCGATGTTTGTGCAGAACTTCTCGCTTGGTCTGCTGACGCCGATCTTAACGCTGTTTGCGCGTTCGGTGCTCCATCTGACGCCCGCTCAGTACAGCTGGTTTCTCATCGCTGGCGGGGCTATTACGGTGCTGGGGCTCATTCCGGTAGGGAAGCTTGTGGACCGGGTCGGGACAAAATGGTTTTTGCATGTCGGGTTTCTCCTCGCCGCCATTTCGCTGCCGCTGCTTGGCATGACCCGTTCACTGCCGCTTGTGCTTGTTATTGTGGCGATTGTAGGCATTGGCTATGCCTGCATCATTCCGGCCTGGAATGCTTTAATTGCCCAAGCGATTCCAAAGGCGGAGCGCGGTGCCGTATGGGGCTTCTTTTTGACGATTGAAGGCTCAGGCATGGTGCTGGGCACGATTTTGTCCGGCAAGCTGTGGGATACCTTCGGCCATCAGGCGCCTTTTCTAGTAAGCGGAGCGATGCTGCTTGTCTTATTTGTTCTCCATTTGTTCATTACCAGAAAACAGCCAGTTATGATAACATAACGTGTGGAGGGGATGAGCTTAATGGACAGACGCTTGTTAATTGTAATGGCTACCTTAATGACAACATTTATTGGCTTCGGGATTATTATCCCGGTCATGCCCGAAATTATTAAAGCTGCGGACCCGCTTGGCGCGGAGGCGCATACGGGCTTAATGCTCGCGGTATATTCGGCTGTATCGTTTGTGCTTTCTCCGATATGGGGAAGCCTGTCTGACCGAATCGGCAGACGGCCTATCATTCTCATTGGCGTACTTGGCTTCGCTCTAAGCTTTGTCTTATTCGGCTTGTCGTCGGGCAATTTGACGCTGATGTATTTATCCCGCGTGCTGGGTGGCTTGTTCTCCGGTGCAGTAACCTCGGTTATCGTTGCTTACGTAGCGGATATTACAACGCCTGAGGAACGCACCAAGGGCATGGGACTGGTCGGCATGTCAATCGGCCTTGGCTTTACGATTGGGCCTGGGTTTGGCGGGCTGCTGAGCCTCGTGTCGCTGGAAACGCCGTTTTATGCAGCCTCTGCGCTTGCACTGATTACATTCGTGCTCGCATGGGCCAAGCTCAAGGAATCGCTTACGCCTGAGCAGCGCCGCATGGGTGCAAGCCGCCGGGAGTCACGCTGGAAAGCTTTTACCGGGCCGCTGAAATATTTGTACATACTGGCATTTTTCGTCACGTTTACGCTTGCAGGACTGGAAGCGACCTTGCAGTTTTTCGGCATGAGGCGCTTTGATGTAACGCCGCTTGAGGTAGGGATTTTGTTTTTCGTCTGCGGCTTTGTGGGTGCATTAATTCAAGGCGGTGTCGTGCGCAGAAGGATCAAAGTGGGCGAGGAGGGCAAATACATTGCCATTGGCCTCGTCATATCCAGCATCGGCTTTTTCATGCTGCTTGCTGCGCATTCGCTTTGGTGGGCCACGCTTTCCTTGGCCGTGTTTGGCATTGGCAATGCGCTCATTCGCCCTTGTGTAACGTCTTTAATTACTCAGAAGACGACGGTTGGACAGGGGGTTGCCTCTGGTCTCAGCTCTTCGATGGACAGCTTGGGACGTATTGCGGGGCCGCTGGCAGGCACGTTCCTGTTCACACTGGATTTAAGGCTTCCCTATGTATCAGGGGGCATTCTATGTTTGGCAGCACTTCTGCTGCTCATGCAATTCCGTCAAATGGATAAAAAGAAGGCAGCAGCGCAAGCTTGATTTCTATAATAATGAGGATAGGAATACAAGGAGAGGAGACGTAGATGAAAAATACGGTTTTTCGCGCCTTGCTGACAGGAGTTGTCTTTGTCATTGTTTTTTATGGTGTGCAGCTAATTGGCGGCATCTATATGACGGAGCAATATGTCCCCGACATCATGGCGCAATATGAATCGGTTGACTATTTGCAGAAAAACGTAGCCGTCGGCTGGGTGGACAACACTCCTAGTTGGGCATGGCTGCAGGTATTGCTTGTCATGTTAGTTGGGGCAGCTGCCTATTATGTGGTAAGGCTATTGAAGCGCAAATTATCCAAGTGACCAGACTACTAACTTGCCGATCGTTTTTCATCAAGCAGGCACTTCTACGAAATCTGCTAATCGCTCAAAAGCCGCTGTACCTTGCAAGAGACAAGGGCAGCGGCTTTTGGCGTATGCAATATATGATGTGATTTATTCCTGCAAGAGCGAGCGGCGGTATAGCGGCAGCAGCGATTCATAGGTTGAGGAAGCAAGCTTCACAAGCGCTTCGCCATCACGCAAAATCGGGTCGTCAGCCGCAATATGCTGACCGATGAGCAGCTCGGACTTCTTGACGTCGCGGAAGCGGACGAGGGCTTGCTTCCATTGCTCCTCCGACATTTCACTGACGGGAGCGGATTCCTTTTTTGTATGATCAAGCGAAATGACATAAGAGGAAGGAACCTGCGCGATAATTTCATCCAGCTCATTTAAGTAGGCGGAGGCGATGCGGGATTTATTCGGCGTCTCGTAAATGAGGGCGAACCAAATAAACAGATGATCGTCAAACAGTCCCAATTGAAAATGCGGATGCGCCTTATACCCGCGCTTATTATTGCAAATCGCGAGCCACGTATCCTTAGGCGGATTAACGGAGCGGCGGGCATGCTTCGCTACATGCAAAAACATTTCGTCGCCTGCCTGCATGGACAGCTCGGTGCGCAAGCGCTCGCCAAGGGAGCGAAACTTAGGCTGGATTTTTTCCTGGATTCCCGCCATCCGCTCCGCTAGTCCCTGAAGCTGAAACACCTCGAAATCCTCTTGTGTAAATCCTTCAAGCTCGGTCCTGCTACTCTCTATCGTTTTTATGCTCATACGGTTATCTCTCCTTGCTTGGAATGAATGATAATTTCAAATAAAAAATCGCCATTTGCGTGCGATCCCGCAGCCCCAGCTTGTGCAGCATGTCGGAAATGTAATTTTTGATCGTACCCTCACTCAAAAAAAGCGATGCGGCAATTTCCTTATTTGATTGCCCTTCGGCAACGAGGCGAATAATTTGCTGCTCGGCCTGCGTCAAGCTGTAACGCTCTGCAAGCTCGCCGCTAGTACGTTCTTCAGGGGAAAGTACCGGCAGTGCAGCTTCTTCCGCATCTGGCATCGTAATCATGCCCGCCAGCTTGCGGGCAATATCGGGATGAATGAGCAGCGAGCCCTCGTAAACGGTTTTAATGCCATTAATAATGCGGCTTGGCGGTACGTTTTTCAGCAAATAGCCGCCGGCGCCGCAGCGGATAGCCTGCACGATATAGTCGTCATCGTCGAAGGTGGTCAGGATGAGGACGGCAGGGGGCTGCTCCAATGCCCGAATGAGCCGCGTGCCTTCGACGCCATCACAGCCGGGCATGCGAATATCCATCAATACGACATCGACCTTCGTCCTTTGCACAAAATCTGCTGCGGCTTTGCCGTCTTCGCATACGCCCGCCACGTGAAGCTCAGGGTCGAGCTGCAAAATAACCTGCATGCTTTCCCGAATAAACGGATCGTCATCTACAATTAATACGGTAATGATAGCGGCGTCCTCCTATCTTTTCACAAATCCATGCTTCTCGTCAGCGCCGCTAGCGCCTCCTAGCAGCGGGAGCTCGGTCGTCACGCTAAAGCCATCGTCCGCCCTCCAAGACAGCTTTCCGCCGATTAATGATATACGCTCCCGCATGCCGCGCATGCCAAGCCCTGCTGTAATGGCCCCTTCGGGCACAGCTCCATTGTTGGCAATCGTCAGGGCTACGGTGCGCGGTTGAAATAGCAGCGTAACCTTAACCCTTGTGGCGCCTCCGTGGCGAACCGCATTTGTAATGGCTTCCTGGGCGTTCTTGAACAAAATAAATTCCATACTCGGGTAGAGAGGAAGTGGGTTTCCTTGCACCTCAAAGGCGACGGCGATGCCGAGCGCTTCGCCGGAATCTTTAACGAGGCGATCCAGCGCATATTGCCTGGAGTCTCCTTCGCTGGGTACCGCGAGCCTGCGCACGGTTTGGCGCATCCGCTCCATGCTGTCCTGCAGCTGGTCGCGAATTTGCCCGACGGTCGCCTGCGCACGGGCAGGGTCCGCCTGAAACAGATGCAGCGCGGCCTCAGACATCATTTTCACCCGGATTAAGCGATGTCCGAGATCATCATGTATGTCTCGTGCAATCCGATTGCGTTCTTCAGTCTGTGCGTATTGCTCGATTTGCGAGGCATAGCTTTGCATGCGGCGCCTTGCGGCTTCCAGCTCCTCATGGCTATGTGCAAGCGCTGCATACAGCGCCTCTACTTGGCTTCTCTTGCCCTCCACCTGCTGGGTAGCCTGAAGCACCGCCCCAATCGTCAGCCACAACAGCAGCATAGCAGCCATCATGCTTGGCGCTAGCCCGCGCATGGCGATCCAGAGGCATATCCCTCCTGCCATGAGCCATATTGCGGCAAGCCCGGCTGATGGCTTCGTGCTTAATGCTGCTATTAAAGTAGAGAAGAGGAGCAGGAACAAGACGCCGCCAAAATGATAGGCGAACCATCCGAAGCCCAACAGCTCCATAAACAAAATCAGCACCACATATTTAGGAAACAGCGTAACTAGTTTAATGGCAGACAATGAAACCAAGACGCCGATCGTATAAATGGCATAGCTTGCGGATGAAATGGAGAATACGCTGATGACTGCGGGTACGGCAATCAATAGGCCGCGAAACCAGTAAAACGGTACAAACATGTCGGATTAGCTCCCGCATCGCCATAGGCTATTATCAGCCTAATGCGTTTTTACTTTTAATTTCTATCGTTTCATTATAGCATAATCGTCCAAAAACCGGCTGTATACAGCCAGCGCTAAGGATATGACTTTCGTCACCTTCAGCTTGTGACTTTGTAGAGCTGTATGCCCTAAGGGCGGCGTTTTATAATAAACACAAGATGATGAATGGGAAGGATGAGGCGTAGATGAGTCTAGTAACATTTCGAGATGTAGTTAAAAAATATGACAGCACCATTACCGTCAACCATTTGACTTTTGATATTGGCGAAGGCGAAATTTTCGGACTGCTTGGACCGAATGGCGCAGGGAAAAGCACGTCGATTCATATGCTTTCAGGCCTGCTTCCGCTGAGCGGCGGGGAAATTAAGGTGGGCGGCTATTCGATTCGCAAGCAGCCGCTTGAGGTTAAGCGTCTAATCGGGTTAGTTCCGCAGGAGCTGGCGATTTACGATACACTGACCGCTTGGGAGAACGTTGCCTTTTTTGCTAGGCTGTACGGTCTTAGAGGCAAGCAGCTGAAGCAGCGAGTGGAGGAATCGCTGCAATTTGTCGGGCTGCTGGAACGGGCGAAAGACAAGCCGCAAACCTTCTCTGGCGGCATGAAACGCCGGCTCAACATTGCCTGCGCCATTACGCATCGCCCGAAGCTGATTATAATGGACGAGCCGACGGTCGGCATTGATCCTCAATCGCGGAATCATATATTGGATTCGGTTCGAGAGCTGAACCGGCTGGGCTCAGCGATTATATATACAAGTCATTACATGGAGGAAGTGGATGCGATTTGCTCGCGAATCGGCATTGTCGATAAGGGCAAGCTTATCGCCTGCGGAAGCAAGGAGCAGCTGAGACAGCAGGTGGGGCAGGAGGAGCGAATTATTTTCGAAGTCGATCAGGCGCATCAGGCTGCGGCAAAGGAAATGGGCGAGCATCCGGCAGT
This window encodes:
- a CDS encoding stalk domain-containing protein; translation: MKFRKIAILLLALFLCSSTLMIASAASQTVKVLLNGSELEEGGIMVDGKTYLPIREIANSLQTIVTWDGQNKKATLTRPNVHIVLMQDSKLFGNVTKGNSYTFSVLSQVDNLKTDIAAVKVSIFDPYGSEKVIQTQTDTITKDNFWYRTEDLKYNFEYSGKYAVRFFLKTSASDDWTLVSEKLISSQ
- a CDS encoding DUF1292 domain-containing protein, producing MTEHNHGADCGCGEDHEHEESVFIVTDDEGQEREMVMVYTFESENNAYAVLLDRNDPEADGVIFRIEEENDEAYLVGIEDDEEWDRVTKIYEEIAITENAAKEE
- a CDS encoding aminotransferase class I/II-fold pyridoxal phosphate-dependent enzyme translates to MDHNKTPLFSALRRHAEQNPTQFHIPGHKKGLGSDAEFRAFIGDNALSIDLINIAPLDDLHQPTGVIEEAQKLAADAFGADYTYFSVQGTSGAIITMIMSVCLPGDKIIVPRNVHKSIMAAIIFAGARPIFISPVRDENLGIDHGITTRAVKRALDKHPDSKAVLVINPTYYGVCADLKEIVDLVHTFDIPVLVDEAHGVLIHFNEKLPMSAMQAGADMAATSVHKLGGSMTQSSVLNVRGGRVNPHRIQTIISMLTTTSTSYILLSSLDTSRRNLALNGHKLAEQAIELAEYARKSINEIPGLYCFGREILGGEATFDLDPTKVAIHVRHLGITGYETENWLRDHFNLEIEMSDMYNILCLVTPGDTSDSVEKLLVALRALSDSFHEGAEARELVVKIPDIPQLSLSPRDAFYGHTEVVPFKESAGRIIAEFIYVYPPGIPILLPGEVISQKNIDYIVEHVEVGLPVKGPEDRNVEFVKVIFEETAIS
- a CDS encoding MFS transporter, which produces MKERSGKKPSGVVIWRSPFIIQLLIIMFIIEFVKGALLISILPVYMGTVLGLSAYAIGWALALQYIGDNLFRSPIGWLIDRLGYRSVMLAGIILTFTAVLLVAFAQHTSWIVVACLLLGIGTSPLWPCVITGATEEAGEEANGRAMSVVYVSWLVGVGAGPIVINFLLSSSYTAAFRLIIGGMIVVVLTTMFLPGRGRMKQRSGAAEDSASQTARHTAGKGDAAKEPFKARASRYFAKVGKSLHASKLLYPAMFVQNFSLGLLTPILTLFARSVLHLTPAQYSWFLIAGGAITVLGLIPVGKLVDRVGTKWFLHVGFLLAAISLPLLGMTRSLPLVLVIVAIVGIGYACIIPAWNALIAQAIPKAERGAVWGFFLTIEGSGMVLGTILSGKLWDTFGHQAPFLVSGAMLLVLFVLHLFITRKQPVMIT
- a CDS encoding MFS transporter, with amino-acid sequence MDRRLLIVMATLMTTFIGFGIIIPVMPEIIKAADPLGAEAHTGLMLAVYSAVSFVLSPIWGSLSDRIGRRPIILIGVLGFALSFVLFGLSSGNLTLMYLSRVLGGLFSGAVTSVIVAYVADITTPEERTKGMGLVGMSIGLGFTIGPGFGGLLSLVSLETPFYAASALALITFVLAWAKLKESLTPEQRRMGASRRESRWKAFTGPLKYLYILAFFVTFTLAGLEATLQFFGMRRFDVTPLEVGILFFVCGFVGALIQGGVVRRRIKVGEEGKYIAIGLVISSIGFFMLLAAHSLWWATLSLAVFGIGNALIRPCVTSLITQKTTVGQGVASGLSSSMDSLGRIAGPLAGTFLFTLDLRLPYVSGGILCLAALLLLMQFRQMDKKKAAAQA
- a CDS encoding DUF1054 domain-containing protein gives rise to the protein MSIKTIESSRTELEGFTQEDFEVFQLQGLAERMAGIQEKIQPKFRSLGERLRTELSMQAGDEMFLHVAKHARRSVNPPKDTWLAICNNKRGYKAHPHFQLGLFDDHLFIWFALIYETPNKSRIASAYLNELDEIIAQVPSSYVISLDHTKKESAPVSEMSEEQWKQALVRFRDVKKSELLIGQHIAADDPILRDGEALVKLASSTYESLLPLYRRSLLQE
- a CDS encoding response regulator transcription factor, with the translated sequence MITVLIVDDDPFIRESMQVILQLDPELHVAGVCEDGKAAADFVQRTKVDVVLMDIRMPGCDGVEGTRLIRALEQPPAVLILTTFDDDDYIVQAIRCGAGGYLLKNVPPSRIINGIKTVYEGSLLIHPDIARKLAGMITMPDAEEAALPVLSPEERTSGELAERYSLTQAEQQIIRLVAEGQSNKEIAASLFLSEGTIKNYISDMLHKLGLRDRTQMAIFYLKLSFIPSKER
- a CDS encoding sensor histidine kinase, with translation MFVPFYWFRGLLIAVPAVISVFSISSASYAIYTIGVLVSLSAIKLVTLFPKYVVLILFMELLGFGWFAYHFGGVLFLLLFSTLIAALSTKPSAGLAAIWLMAGGICLWIAMRGLAPSMMAAMLLLWLTIGAVLQATQQVEGKRSQVEALYAALAHSHEELEAARRRMQSYASQIEQYAQTEERNRIARDIHDDLGHRLIRVKMMSEAALHLFQADPARAQATVGQIRDQLQDSMERMRQTVRRLAVPSEGDSRQYALDRLVKDSGEALGIAVAFEVQGNPLPLYPSMEFILFKNAQEAITNAVRHGGATRVKVTLLFQPRTVALTIANNGAVPEGAITAGLGMRGMRERISLIGGKLSWRADDGFSVTTELPLLGGASGADEKHGFVKR
- a CDS encoding ABC transporter ATP-binding protein; protein product: MSLVTFRDVVKKYDSTITVNHLTFDIGEGEIFGLLGPNGAGKSTSIHMLSGLLPLSGGEIKVGGYSIRKQPLEVKRLIGLVPQELAIYDTLTAWENVAFFARLYGLRGKQLKQRVEESLQFVGLLERAKDKPQTFSGGMKRRLNIACAITHRPKLIIMDEPTVGIDPQSRNHILDSVRELNRLGSAIIYTSHYMEEVDAICSRIGIVDKGKLIACGSKEQLRQQVGQEERIIFEVDQAHQAAAKEMGEHPAVKQIDEQEGMRRLEVTVKESPSVLQDLLFILQKHGISLRQLTRVEPNLESLFLQLTGRSLRDE